In Oscillatoria acuminata PCC 6304, a single window of DNA contains:
- a CDS encoding leucyl aminopeptidase, whose translation MEFQGIETPRLDWSGDALAIGVFEEATEVTGELGQLNDKLGGTIAELIAEVEFKGKDNSSAVTRVGGGSAIRKIILVGLGKSESLSVDSLRRAAGTAAKVASKEKCKTLGIDLPVWNNDPDTTAQATAEGIELALFKDLRFKSDPEETGSPLERVELLGLGDRQAAITRGLQIASGVNLARELVAAPSNIVTPMSMAQMAEELAAEYALDLEILEQEDCANLGMGAFLGVAQASEMPPKFIHLTYKPQGTPRRKLAIVGKGLTFDSGGLNIKPTGSGIEMMKTDMAGSAATFGAAKAIGQLKPDVEVHFITAVTENMISGRAMHPGDILTASNGKTIEVNNTDAEGRLTLADALVFTEKLGVDAIVDLATLTGACVVALGNDIAGLWSTDEGLASQLLTASQTAGEKFWQLPMEESYFEGLKSLHADMKNTGPRPGGSITAALFLKQFVDKTPWAHLDIAGPVWTEKDKGYNSSGATGFGVRTLVNWVLNPA comes from the coding sequence ATGGAATTTCAAGGAATAGAAACGCCACGGTTGGACTGGTCTGGAGACGCCTTAGCCATTGGGGTGTTTGAAGAGGCGACGGAAGTCACCGGGGAATTAGGGCAGCTTAATGACAAGCTAGGCGGGACGATCGCCGAACTGATTGCTGAGGTGGAGTTTAAAGGCAAGGACAATAGTAGCGCGGTGACTCGGGTTGGGGGTGGCAGTGCCATCCGCAAAATTATTTTGGTGGGGTTAGGCAAGTCCGAATCCCTCAGTGTGGATAGTTTGAGACGTGCTGCCGGGACTGCTGCCAAGGTGGCGAGTAAAGAAAAGTGCAAAACCCTGGGGATTGATCTGCCGGTGTGGAATAATGACCCGGATACCACGGCCCAGGCGACGGCAGAAGGGATAGAATTAGCCCTGTTTAAGGATTTGCGCTTTAAGTCGGACCCGGAAGAAACGGGATCGCCCCTGGAACGAGTGGAGTTGCTCGGGTTGGGCGATCGCCAAGCTGCGATTACCCGAGGTTTACAAATTGCTAGTGGGGTAAATTTAGCCCGGGAGTTGGTGGCGGCCCCCTCCAATATTGTCACGCCGATGTCAATGGCTCAAATGGCGGAGGAACTGGCGGCTGAATATGCTCTGGACCTGGAAATTCTGGAACAGGAAGATTGTGCAAACCTGGGAATGGGTGCATTTCTCGGGGTGGCGCAAGCGTCGGAAATGCCCCCGAAATTTATCCATTTGACCTATAAACCCCAGGGGACACCCCGGCGGAAATTGGCGATCGTGGGTAAGGGTTTGACCTTTGACTCGGGGGGGCTGAATATTAAGCCCACCGGCAGTGGCATTGAAATGATGAAGACGGATATGGCGGGTTCTGCGGCAACGTTTGGCGCGGCGAAGGCGATCGGACAATTAAAACCCGATGTCGAGGTGCACTTCATCACAGCAGTGACGGAGAATATGATTAGTGGTCGGGCGATGCACCCGGGAGATATCCTCACCGCCTCTAATGGTAAAACCATTGAGGTGAATAATACCGATGCGGAAGGTCGGTTAACCCTAGCGGATGCCTTGGTGTTTACGGAAAAACTGGGGGTGGATGCGATCGTGGATTTAGCCACCCTCACAGGAGCCTGTGTGGTTGCCCTCGGTAATGATATTGCCGGTTTGTGGAGCACCGATGAAGGGTTAGCCAGTCAGTTGCTCACCGCTTCCCAAACCGCTGGAGAAAAGTTCTGGCAGTTACCGATGGAAGAGTCCTATTTTGAGGGATTGAAGTCCCTGCACGCCGATATGAAAAATACCGGCCCGCGTCCCGGTGGCTCCATTACGGCAGCCCTCTTCCTCAAACAATTTGTAGACAAAACGCCTTGGGCTCATTTAGATATTGCAGGGCCGGTTTGGACGGAAAAAGATAAGGGGTATAACAGTTCCGGTGCAACAGGTTTCGGCGTCCGTACCCTGGTCAATTGGGTGCTGAATCCGGCTTAA
- a CDS encoding glycoside hydrolase family 5 protein has translation MNSGKLLQFFALAGLTISSFSIATAHPAHADLTTSSLPDWEENPLENRFERLTRGINLSHWFSQSETYNPFHMENFISDEDLDLLAGLGFQHVRLPVDPALLMDLSNPASLNPEYLGYLDSALDRLLERDLGVIVDLQANYDYKAYLASDDQFVDTFVQFSGTLAQHLSPRDPDFLFLEVLNEPSFNFFAPEDIDPVKRWDWVQGEILGAFRSGAPEHTAIATGYDWSGIDGLQKLTPVADPNVVYNFHFYEPMSFTHQGADWIDDHFKLIWDLPYPYNQVECDAVIFRMPDEDLRHIAQSYCDQQWNSDKIKARIGLAAAWATEHNVRLTANEFGVYRNFVQEEDRASWMYDVRTALEEYDIGWAMWDYTGGFGLFDKMDEERILNQSMVEALGLSMVEIVIETKDPTQEEVAILDPIVIPPVEIGERRETAIERREMAILEPIVISPVESEEMQEVDDIFQEIVIPPLEMEKREAVAILNPPMIALDMTDEAKSPLKIPEPSAIAGLVLLGVSSLGMKRRYCNQ, from the coding sequence ATGAATTCAGGCAAACTATTACAGTTTTTCGCCCTAGCTGGGTTGACTATCAGTTCGTTTTCCATCGCTACAGCCCATCCCGCTCATGCTGATTTAACGACATCCAGTCTCCCGGATTGGGAGGAAAATCCCTTAGAAAACCGCTTTGAGCGCCTCACTCGGGGAATCAACTTAAGTCACTGGTTTTCCCAAAGTGAGACTTACAATCCGTTTCACATGGAAAATTTTATCAGCGATGAGGATCTTGATTTGCTGGCAGGTTTGGGATTCCAGCACGTTCGTCTCCCGGTGGATCCGGCTCTTTTGATGGACTTGAGCAATCCCGCCTCACTCAATCCAGAATATTTGGGCTACTTAGACTCAGCCCTCGATCGCCTCCTGGAACGAGATTTAGGGGTGATTGTAGATTTGCAAGCCAACTATGATTATAAAGCCTATTTGGCCAGCGATGATCAGTTTGTTGATACATTTGTCCAGTTTTCCGGCACATTAGCACAACATCTCAGTCCCCGAGACCCTGATTTCCTCTTTTTAGAAGTGCTCAATGAACCTTCTTTTAACTTCTTTGCACCGGAAGATATCGATCCAGTCAAACGATGGGATTGGGTTCAGGGGGAGATTTTAGGTGCATTTCGGTCCGGTGCCCCTGAGCATACGGCGATCGCAACTGGATATGATTGGAGTGGCATTGACGGATTGCAGAAGCTCACTCCGGTTGCCGACCCCAATGTAGTCTACAATTTCCACTTTTACGAACCGATGTCCTTTACCCATCAAGGGGCTGACTGGATAGACGATCACTTTAAGCTGATTTGGGATCTCCCTTATCCTTATAATCAAGTCGAATGTGATGCCGTAATCTTCCGAATGCCCGATGAAGACTTACGGCACATAGCCCAGTCCTATTGCGATCAACAGTGGAATTCCGATAAAATCAAAGCCCGAATCGGACTCGCTGCGGCATGGGCGACAGAACATAATGTTCGTCTGACTGCGAATGAGTTCGGTGTTTATCGAAATTTTGTCCAGGAAGAAGACCGGGCCTCGTGGATGTATGATGTGCGAACGGCTTTGGAAGAATACGATATCGGCTGGGCCATGTGGGATTATACAGGAGGATTTGGCCTATTTGACAAGATGGATGAAGAACGCATCCTCAATCAAAGCATGGTAGAAGCCCTAGGACTCTCTATGGTGGAGATAGTTATAGAGACAAAAGACCCGACTCAGGAAGAGGTGGCGATTCTGGACCCGATTGTCATTCCTCCGGTAGAGATAGGGGAGAGACGGGAGACCGCCATCGAGAGACGGGAGATGGCGATTTTGGAACCGATTGTCATTTCTCCGGTAGAGAGTGAGGAGATGCAAGAGGTGGATGACATATTCCAGGAGATTGTCATACCGCCGTTGGAGATGGAGAAGAGGGAGGCAGTCGCAATTCTTAACCCGCCAATGATTGCTTTAGATATGACGGATGAAGCCAAGAGTCCACTTAAGATTCCCGAACCTTCTGCGATCGCCGGATTAGTCCTGCTGGGTGTTTCGAGTTTG